The Antarcticibacterium sp. 1MA-6-2 genome has a window encoding:
- a CDS encoding GlmU family protein: protein MNFILFDGSVRKQLLPFTFTRPVADIRVGILTIREKWERWLGSTTSTVTEDYLSHKWPLVEMSENIMINASFLPTPELVAQIESLEEGQAIFFDEEVVAFYTLEDQEVNFEEYLQLELSGDPLRIEHTWDIFSKNGEALTADFELITANRNSCTIPSSNNVLAAENIFIEEGAKVEFCILNASTGPIYIGAKTEIMEGSLIRGPFALGESSVVKMGAKIYGPTTVGPFSKVGGEITNSVIFGNSNKSHEGYLGNSVLGEWCNLGADTNTSNLKNNYAVVKLWDYETEKFASTGLQFCGLMMGDHSKCSINTMFNTGTVVGVSANIFGSGFPRNFIPSFSWGGSGGITTYKTSKAFEVAEIVLNRRNLLFSNEDKEILEQVFEDTKKWRRE, encoded by the coding sequence ATGAATTTTATTTTATTTGACGGTTCGGTAAGAAAACAGTTATTACCCTTTACCTTTACCCGTCCCGTAGCTGATATTCGCGTAGGTATACTTACAATTCGCGAAAAGTGGGAGCGCTGGCTGGGTTCTACGACATCTACTGTTACCGAGGATTATCTTTCTCATAAATGGCCCCTGGTGGAAATGAGTGAGAACATCATGATAAATGCTTCCTTTCTTCCCACTCCTGAATTAGTAGCACAAATAGAATCTCTCGAAGAGGGGCAGGCTATCTTTTTCGACGAGGAAGTTGTTGCATTTTACACACTCGAAGATCAGGAAGTTAATTTTGAGGAATATCTACAACTTGAACTTTCGGGGGATCCTTTAAGAATAGAGCACACCTGGGATATTTTTTCTAAAAATGGAGAAGCACTTACGGCAGATTTTGAATTAATTACCGCTAACCGGAATAGTTGTACAATTCCTTCCTCAAATAATGTTTTGGCAGCAGAAAATATTTTTATAGAAGAAGGCGCCAAGGTAGAATTTTGTATCCTAAATGCTTCAACAGGTCCAATTTATATAGGAGCAAAAACCGAAATAATGGAAGGTTCTCTAATTAGGGGACCTTTTGCTCTGGGTGAAAGTTCTGTAGTTAAAATGGGTGCGAAAATTTATGGGCCCACCACGGTTGGACCTTTTTCAAAAGTAGGAGGGGAGATTACTAATTCGGTTATTTTTGGTAATTCTAATAAAAGTCATGAAGGATACCTGGGAAATTCAGTTCTTGGGGAGTGGTGTAATTTGGGAGCCGATACTAATACTTCTAATTTGAAGAATAACTATGCAGTGGTGAAACTTTGGGATTACGAGACAGAAAAATTTGCGTCTACAGGTCTTCAATTCTGCGGATTAATGATGGGAGATCACAGTAAATGTTCTATTAATACCATGTTCAATACGGGTACAGTAGTGGGCGTGAGTGCAAACATTTTTGGAAGTGGGTTTCCACGTAATTTTATTCCTAGTTTTAGCTGGGGAGGTAGTGGAGGTATAACTACTTATAAGACGTCTAAAGCTTTTGAAGTTGCCGAAATTGTTTTAAACCGAAGAAATCTTCTGTTCTCTAATGAAGATAAAGAAATTCTGGAACAGGTTTTTGAGGATACCAAAAAATGGAGACGGGAGTAA
- a CDS encoding type B 50S ribosomal protein L31 encodes MKQGIHPENYRLVAFKDMSNEEVFITKSTANTKETIEVEGQEYPLVKMEISRTSHPFYTGKSKLLDTAGRIDKFKNKYSKFKK; translated from the coding sequence ATGAAGCAGGGAATCCATCCGGAAAATTATAGATTGGTAGCATTTAAAGACATGTCTAACGAAGAGGTGTTTATTACAAAATCTACCGCGAACACTAAAGAAACTATTGAAGTTGAAGGACAAGAATATCCATTGGTAAAAATGGAAATTTCAAGAACCTCTCATCCTTTCTATACTGGTAAATCTAAATTATTGGATACTGCAGGTAGAATTGACAAGTTCAAGAACAAATATTCTAAGTTCAAGAAATAA
- a CDS encoding DUF4199 domain-containing protein: MEKTTTVSPGKIGANYGIILGFILILISVIMYVTGLAYEGAQWPMYVYYVLFPVLIILGIRAYKKENNSFLSLSEALKVGVSIGVISGILFLIYNLIFNYLIEPEFAEQMIEIARNQMAETKHSNR, from the coding sequence ATGGAAAAAACTACTACAGTATCGCCAGGAAAGATTGGCGCAAATTATGGCATTATATTAGGCTTCATTCTCATTCTTATTTCCGTGATAATGTATGTCACAGGCTTAGCCTATGAAGGAGCACAGTGGCCCATGTATGTATATTATGTTCTATTCCCCGTTTTAATAATCTTAGGAATAAGGGCATATAAAAAAGAGAATAATTCCTTTTTAAGTTTAAGTGAAGCATTAAAAGTTGGAGTTTCTATAGGAGTAATAAGTGGTATATTATTTCTTATCTATAATCTTATCTTTAACTATTTAATTGAACCGGAGTTTGCCGAACAAATGATAGAAATTGCCAGAAACCAAATGGCAGAAACTAAGCACTCTAACAGATGA
- a CDS encoding glycosyltransferase family 2 protein, with amino-acid sequence MQLSIVIPLLNEEESLQELYNWIVSVMQSNSYSYEIIFIDDGSTDGSWKIINHISAEDPSVKGIKFNRNYGKSQALHASFLAAQGDVVITMDADLQDNPDEIPELYDLINKQKFDLVSGWKKKRYDSVLTKNLPSKLFNAAARKTSGVKLHDFNCGLKAYRREVIKNIDVYGEMHRYIPVLAKNAGFSKITEKEVKHQARKYGKTKFGIERFINGFLDLISIWFLSKFGKRPMHLFGALGVLMFFFGFIAAAWIGLSKLYKLYHGLPNILVTQNPWFYISLTLMVIGTQLFLAGFLGELILRSKREKDRYLISKTTGIN; translated from the coding sequence ATGCAATTATCTATAGTTATTCCCCTGCTAAACGAGGAGGAATCTTTACAAGAGTTATATAATTGGATTGTATCGGTGATGCAATCCAATTCTTATTCTTACGAGATCATATTTATAGATGACGGCAGTACAGATGGTTCCTGGAAGATAATAAATCATATTTCGGCAGAAGATCCTTCGGTTAAAGGAATAAAGTTTAATCGAAATTATGGTAAATCCCAGGCTCTCCACGCTAGTTTTCTTGCCGCCCAGGGAGATGTTGTTATTACAATGGATGCAGACCTCCAGGATAATCCCGATGAAATTCCTGAGCTTTATGACCTAATAAACAAACAAAAATTCGATTTGGTCTCAGGGTGGAAAAAGAAACGTTATGATTCTGTTCTCACCAAAAATTTACCTTCCAAACTCTTCAATGCAGCCGCAAGAAAAACATCGGGTGTAAAACTCCATGACTTTAACTGCGGCCTAAAAGCTTACCGCCGCGAGGTGATTAAAAATATCGATGTATATGGAGAGATGCACAGGTATATTCCTGTACTTGCAAAAAATGCAGGATTTTCAAAAATAACTGAAAAAGAGGTTAAACACCAGGCAAGAAAATATGGTAAAACCAAGTTTGGAATTGAACGTTTTATTAACGGCTTTCTCGATCTTATAAGCATTTGGTTTTTATCAAAATTTGGAAAAAGACCTATGCACCTTTTCGGTGCCCTGGGAGTTTTAATGTTTTTCTTCGGTTTTATTGCTGCTGCCTGGATAGGTCTTTCCAAACTATACAAACTTTATCACGGCCTGCCTAACATTCTTGTTACTCAGAACCCGTGGTTTTATATTTCCCTCACTTTAATGGTAATAGGTACTCAATTATTTCTCGCAGGTTTTCTTGGAGAGTTAATTTTGAGAAGTAAGAGAGAAAAAGACCGTTACCTCATTAGCAAAACAACCGGGATAAATTAA
- a CDS encoding ABC transporter ATP-binding protein produces the protein MTYFRKILEFAKPYKRFAVLNIICNILYALFSTLSFIALIPVIRILVDPEERVVQKQVWSGWRDAPEYYEGIFNYDISQRVAQDEVSALVFVCGIVVLLFFLKNLFGYLAAFFLTFLRNGVLRDLRNAIYKKILSLPISYFSEKKKGDTISRITADVNEVQFSFLSILELIVREPLLIIFTIIAMLTISAKLTIFVFVFLPVSGFLISIIGKKLKSQSHKAQEENGHFLSIVEETLSSLKIVKGFNAEESFQKKFEDSTNRLNTILNSLVNRQNLASPASEFLGIFVIVVILWFGGNMVLVEGTLDAAAFIAFLALSYNILTPAKQISKASYSVKKGNAAAERILDVLETEPSITNSPDAKEINTFGNAVDIENVSFMYEDEPVLKNFSLHVPKGSTVALVGQSGSGKSTIANLITRFYDVNKGNIKIDGIDIRNITKKSLRDQMGLVTQDSILFNDTIKNNISLGKPGATEEEITEALKVANAWEFVKDLPLGLETNIGDSGNKLSGGQKQRLSIARAVLKNPPIMILDEATSALDTESEKLVQKALENMMKNRTSIVIAHRLSTIQNADKIVVMNKGEIVEQGKHEELLLHNGTYRKLVEMQSFE, from the coding sequence ATGACGTATTTCAGAAAAATTCTTGAATTTGCGAAACCATATAAGAGGTTCGCAGTCCTCAATATTATTTGTAACATTTTATATGCTCTTTTTAGCACGCTATCCTTTATAGCACTTATTCCAGTAATTAGGATCCTGGTAGACCCCGAGGAAAGAGTTGTACAAAAGCAGGTATGGAGTGGCTGGAGAGATGCTCCTGAATATTATGAAGGTATATTTAATTATGATATAAGCCAGAGGGTTGCACAGGATGAAGTCTCTGCACTCGTGTTTGTTTGTGGAATAGTCGTACTACTTTTTTTTCTGAAAAATCTTTTTGGATATTTAGCTGCATTTTTTCTTACTTTTTTACGCAATGGTGTTCTACGGGATCTAAGAAATGCTATATACAAGAAGATTCTTTCTTTACCCATTTCCTATTTTTCTGAAAAGAAAAAAGGTGATACAATTTCCAGAATAACGGCCGATGTGAACGAAGTCCAGTTTTCTTTCCTTTCCATCCTGGAATTAATTGTTAGAGAACCGCTACTCATAATTTTCACCATCATCGCAATGTTGACTATAAGTGCGAAACTTACCATCTTTGTATTCGTGTTTTTACCCGTATCGGGTTTTCTTATTTCAATTATAGGTAAAAAACTTAAAAGCCAATCTCATAAAGCCCAGGAAGAAAATGGGCATTTTCTGTCAATAGTAGAAGAAACCCTCTCCAGCCTAAAAATTGTTAAAGGATTTAATGCTGAAGAAAGTTTTCAAAAGAAATTTGAGGATTCTACCAACAGGTTGAATACCATTTTAAACAGCCTGGTGAACAGACAAAATCTGGCTTCACCTGCCAGTGAATTCCTTGGGATTTTTGTTATCGTGGTAATACTTTGGTTTGGAGGAAATATGGTACTCGTAGAAGGCACTCTGGATGCTGCTGCTTTTATTGCTTTCCTGGCGCTCTCTTATAATATTCTTACCCCTGCAAAACAAATTTCCAAAGCTTCCTACAGTGTGAAAAAAGGAAATGCCGCTGCTGAAAGAATTTTGGATGTGCTGGAAACAGAGCCTTCAATTACTAATTCTCCCGATGCTAAGGAGATCAATACTTTTGGAAATGCTGTAGATATAGAAAATGTATCCTTTATGTATGAGGATGAGCCAGTCCTCAAAAATTTCAGTTTACATGTGCCAAAAGGAAGTACTGTTGCTCTTGTAGGTCAATCGGGTAGTGGAAAATCTACTATTGCAAATCTAATTACCAGATTTTACGATGTAAACAAGGGGAATATTAAAATTGATGGGATTGATATACGGAATATTACTAAAAAATCTCTTCGGGATCAAATGGGACTAGTTACTCAGGATTCTATTTTGTTTAATGATACTATTAAAAATAATATATCCCTGGGAAAACCCGGCGCGACAGAAGAAGAAATAACAGAAGCTCTTAAAGTCGCAAACGCCTGGGAATTTGTAAAAGATTTGCCCTTAGGTTTGGAAACAAATATTGGGGACAGCGGCAATAAATTAAGTGGGGGTCAAAAACAAAGGCTTTCCATTGCCCGTGCTGTTCTTAAAAATCCGCCGATAATGATCCTGGATGAGGCCACCTCTGCCCTTGATACGGAAAGCGAAAAACTTGTTCAGAAAGCATTGGAAAATATGATGAAGAATCGAACTTCTATTGTAATTGCTCACAGGTTATCCACCATTCAAAATGCAGATAAAATTGTGGTTATGAATAAAGGAGAAATCGTTGAACAGGGAAAACACGAAGAATTACTTCTTCATAATGGTACCTATCGAAAACTTGTAGAAATGCAGTCCTTTGAATAA
- the tatA gene encoding twin-arginine translocase TatA/TatE family subunit: METLILPLFIGMPQVILIAVILLLIFGGKKIPELMRGLGSGIKEFKDATKEEEIKIPVEDKK; encoded by the coding sequence ATGGAAACTCTTATTTTACCCTTATTTATAGGAATGCCACAGGTGATCCTGATAGCAGTTATTTTACTTCTGATTTTTGGAGGTAAAAAGATCCCTGAACTTATGAGAGGATTGGGTAGCGGAATTAAAGAATTTAAGGATGCTACAAAAGAAGAAGAAATTAAAATTCCAGTAGAGGATAAAAAATAA
- a CDS encoding ferritin-like domain-containing protein, translating to MKKTEIQVQTKLVAPKENNNSRRKFLKMGSLVVVGSGFLLSCSSDDDLMMNPMPPGDVFDLGSGDLGILNYAYALEQLEAAFYTNVLNGSYWMNATPEEKLILEDLYKHEVIHREFFKAAITGAVGSDTSKVLPELEFDFSSVDFSSRNSVLRTANILEDTGVAAYNGAGSLLETPGYLVLAGKIVSVEARHAAAIRSLFLEDPKAFAGDDVIDANGLDLAKSPSEILTAVGQTGFVKTEFTANQLPTG from the coding sequence ATGAAAAAAACAGAAATCCAGGTGCAAACAAAATTAGTTGCACCCAAAGAAAACAACAATTCCCGAAGAAAATTCCTGAAAATGGGAAGTTTAGTAGTCGTAGGCTCAGGATTCTTGCTTTCCTGCAGTAGCGACGATGATTTAATGATGAATCCAATGCCCCCAGGTGACGTGTTTGACCTGGGAAGTGGCGACCTGGGAATTTTAAATTATGCCTATGCTTTAGAACAACTGGAAGCTGCTTTTTATACCAATGTACTTAATGGCTCTTACTGGATGAATGCTACTCCAGAAGAAAAATTGATACTGGAAGATCTTTATAAGCACGAAGTGATTCACAGAGAGTTTTTTAAAGCAGCTATAACAGGCGCAGTTGGTAGTGATACGTCAAAAGTATTACCGGAACTGGAATTCGACTTTTCATCAGTAGATTTTAGTAGTAGAAACTCAGTTTTAAGAACGGCCAATATTTTGGAAGATACAGGTGTAGCAGCTTATAACGGTGCTGGCAGTTTACTGGAAACTCCCGGCTACCTTGTACTGGCAGGGAAAATTGTTTCAGTAGAAGCCAGACATGCCGCTGCAATTCGATCTTTATTCCTTGAAGATCCCAAAGCTTTTGCAGGGGATGATGTAATAGATGCCAATGGCCTTGATCTAGCTAAATCACCATCAGAAATTTTAACTGCAGTAGGCCAAACGGGTTTTGTTAAAACCGAATTCACTGCAAATCAATTGCCAACAGGATAA
- a CDS encoding ferritin-like domain-containing protein, translating to MNIIKFLDEFTSDNLTRKTSSRREMLGTFGNLSKKAAMVAVPFGLASGSSKAFAAQDGNAAVSALQLALTLEYLEAEFYMKALDSGVLPSGSKAEAIYMQISKHENAHVTFLKSGLGDNSIDSPEFDFTVGGMFDPFNENGAGQEVAYAQLLALAQAFEDTGVRAYKGQAGNLMGTPFLTPALQIHSVEARHASEIRRLRAKVLGEDLNQNALGWITLDNRGPGMPEATQAVYDGEENVIQGGVNLTDATEFDAVAVSQAYDEPMDGQTASTIAGLFIVS from the coding sequence ATGAATATCATAAAATTTTTAGACGAATTTACTTCAGACAATCTTACCCGTAAGACTTCTTCAAGACGTGAAATGCTTGGTACTTTTGGTAATTTGAGCAAAAAAGCAGCTATGGTCGCTGTACCATTCGGCCTGGCATCAGGTTCTTCAAAAGCATTTGCAGCCCAGGATGGAAATGCTGCAGTGTCTGCACTACAGCTGGCCTTAACTTTAGAATATCTGGAAGCTGAGTTTTATATGAAAGCTCTTGACTCAGGAGTATTACCTTCAGGGAGTAAAGCTGAAGCCATTTATATGCAGATTTCAAAACATGAAAATGCACACGTTACCTTCCTTAAAAGTGGATTGGGAGACAATTCTATTGATTCACCTGAATTTGATTTTACAGTAGGAGGAATGTTTGACCCCTTTAATGAAAATGGAGCAGGTCAGGAAGTAGCCTACGCGCAACTTCTTGCATTGGCCCAGGCTTTTGAAGACACTGGTGTTCGTGCTTACAAAGGGCAGGCCGGAAATCTAATGGGCACCCCATTCCTCACCCCTGCTCTCCAAATTCACTCTGTAGAAGCAAGACATGCTTCCGAAATCAGGAGGTTAAGAGCAAAAGTATTAGGTGAAGATCTCAACCAAAATGCACTGGGATGGATTACCCTTGATAACAGAGGGCCGGGAATGCCTGAAGCCACCCAGGCCGTATACGACGGAGAAGAAAATGTTATACAGGGCGGTGTAAATCTTACAGATGCCACAGAATTTGATGCAGTTGCCGTTTCACAGGCTTATGATGAGCCTATGGACGGGCAAACAGCCTCTACCATCGCAGGTTTGTTCATAGTTTCTTAA
- a CDS encoding RNA polymerase sigma factor: protein MQEDQLIYQLQAGDEKAFEKVYQMYSRSLYGIIFNITRDETVSEEILQDVFMKIWDNASSYDFNKGRFFTWILNIARNASIDRLRSKDFKNKRSNIKTENFTDILESKSNTAGKLDAIGLQKYVDILEPVCKKLIDLLFFKGFTQKESAEELQIPLGTVKTRNRICIDKLRAYIVE from the coding sequence ATGCAAGAAGACCAACTAATTTACCAGCTTCAGGCAGGTGACGAAAAGGCTTTTGAAAAAGTTTATCAAATGTATTCCAGGAGCCTGTATGGAATCATATTTAATATCACCCGGGATGAAACTGTTTCAGAAGAAATCCTTCAGGACGTTTTTATGAAAATTTGGGACAATGCATCTTCTTACGATTTTAATAAAGGAAGATTTTTCACCTGGATCCTTAATATAGCGAGGAATGCCTCCATTGATCGCTTAAGATCCAAAGACTTTAAAAATAAAAGATCCAATATCAAAACTGAAAATTTTACCGATATCCTGGAATCTAAATCTAATACAGCCGGAAAACTGGACGCCATTGGTCTTCAAAAATATGTGGATATTCTGGAGCCTGTATGTAAAAAACTTATCGACCTATTATTTTTTAAAGGATTTACTCAAAAAGAGAGTGCTGAAGAACTGCAGATACCTTTGGGTACAGTTAAAACCAGGAACAGGATTTGTATTGATAAATTAAGAGCTTATATAGTAGAATAA
- a CDS encoding anti-sigma factor, translating to MGLFALYNQNQHLKESLQALEQRNNEIENEIADARRDVTKKQELLNVLRDKNIIEVDLGGQDIAPDAYATAYWDKEQNITFIDAKNLPEPPRGMVYQVWSLKLSPLTPTSLGLLENFKEDENKIFRLQNSQPSEGFGITLEPAGGSESPTLEKLYALGTISS from the coding sequence ATAGGTCTTTTTGCTCTATATAATCAAAACCAACATTTAAAAGAATCTTTACAGGCTCTTGAACAAAGGAATAACGAAATAGAAAATGAAATTGCAGATGCCCGAAGAGATGTCACAAAGAAGCAGGAATTATTGAATGTGCTTAGAGATAAAAACATTATAGAAGTTGATCTTGGCGGCCAGGATATAGCTCCTGATGCTTATGCCACTGCTTATTGGGATAAAGAGCAAAATATCACATTTATCGATGCAAAGAACCTTCCCGAACCGCCCAGAGGAATGGTTTACCAGGTTTGGTCATTAAAATTAAGTCCCCTTACTCCTACCAGTCTGGGGCTTCTGGAAAATTTTAAAGAAGATGAAAACAAGATCTTCAGGCTACAAAATTCCCAACCTTCTGAAGGTTTTGGGATTACCTTAGAGCCTGCCGGAGGAAGTGAATCCCCTACTTTAGAAAAACTCTATGCTCTGGGAACAATTTCGTCTTAG